In Paenibacillus kyungheensis, the following are encoded in one genomic region:
- a CDS encoding S8 family peptidase, whose translation MNFKNTKLKLTALIATLAIPLTFSLYTSSLNHTDSTTHRYLVAYSDTQGKQNIENVAGQANDIHAFNHLNMVAVNLTNDQKDLLATQTGITSIEQNTTYKSAAQAFGANIKTVNVKGNEQASWGYGTVDAQIASNDNYTGKGVKVAILDTGISAHPELNIAGGVSEVSYTQSYADDNGHGTFVAGVIGAQSNGKGLVGEAPDAQIYAVKILDSQGNGSTEDLAKGIDWAIQNHMDIVNMSIAFPEDSPVVEQVLASADQNGILLIAAAGNKGTADAATDTVQYPAKSSHVIAVAAIDDNLQRADFSSSGSEIELTAPGVDIVSTSSNGKYELRSGTSVAAPFVTGMAAILKEAYPGSTNTQIRQALDQGSIDLGATGKDNLYGNGMISFQHLLGKTSILASN comes from the coding sequence ATGAACTTTAAAAACACTAAATTAAAATTAACGGCGCTGATCGCCACTCTAGCTATTCCATTAACATTTTCATTATATACATCTTCTCTAAATCATACAGACTCAACAACTCATCGTTATCTTGTTGCTTACTCTGATACTCAGGGCAAACAAAATATCGAGAATGTTGCTGGTCAAGCTAATGATATTCATGCCTTTAACCATCTTAATATGGTAGCTGTCAATTTGACAAATGATCAAAAAGATCTTCTTGCTACTCAAACAGGTATCACAAGCATCGAACAAAATACAACTTACAAGTCAGCAGCTCAAGCTTTTGGCGCTAACATCAAAACGGTTAATGTTAAAGGCAATGAACAAGCTTCATGGGGATATGGCACAGTCGATGCTCAGATCGCTTCTAACGATAACTACACTGGTAAAGGTGTCAAAGTAGCTATTTTAGATACAGGTATCTCTGCACATCCTGAATTGAATATTGCTGGCGGCGTATCTGAAGTTAGCTACACTCAATCTTATGCTGATGATAACGGACACGGAACTTTTGTAGCAGGTGTTATTGGTGCTCAATCTAACGGTAAAGGTCTTGTAGGCGAAGCACCTGATGCTCAGATTTACGCTGTTAAAATTCTAGATAGTCAAGGTAATGGTTCTACCGAAGATCTAGCAAAAGGAATCGACTGGGCTATTCAAAATCATATGGATATTGTAAATATGTCTATCGCTTTTCCTGAAGATTCTCCTGTTGTAGAACAAGTACTTGCTTCTGCTGATCAAAATGGAATCTTGCTAATTGCAGCAGCTGGTAATAAAGGTACAGCTGATGCGGCTACAGATACTGTTCAATACCCTGCTAAATCCAGTCATGTTATCGCTGTGGCTGCTATAGATGATAATTTACAACGTGCTGATTTTTCTTCTAGCGGTTCTGAGATTGAACTGACAGCACCAGGTGTAGATATTGTAAGTACTTCTAGTAATGGTAAATACGAACTTCGTAGCGGTACATCTGTTGCAGCTCCATTTGTAACGGGTATGGCTGCTATTCTTAAAGAAGCTTACCCGGGTAGTACAAATACACAAATTCGTCAGGCACTGGATCAAGGCAGTATTGATTTGGGCGCAACTGGCAAAGACAATCTGTATGGTAACGGTATGATCAGCTTCCAGCATTTATTAGGTAAAACATCTATTCTTGCTTCTAATTAA